TCTCCACTAGTGTAGAGGACGCGATCGTtactttggacatgttcaaaacaaaagtattGAGGACGTGGTCTAATCTGGAAGCAGGAAGAACTTAATAAGGACGTAATAATAatgtaactaaaacctagtaggacatagtacaagcgtggtgcggacgggatAGACTGCATGGCGTGCTCATTGTGTTGTCACTGGGttgtcattgcgttcttgctatgTTATTGGAGTTCTCACAACAAATTATCTACGCTTGTGACCATGTTACGTCCATGCCACGTTGCAGAATACCGCATTAGGTTATcaatacgttctttcggtgcATAACAtgtctatgtcacgtttgcaACAGGTTCTCACCGTGTTTGTTTCAGATTCTGAGAATTGAGTATGAATACTGTATCCGATTCCCCATCACTTCGTTTTCAACCAGCAATGGGTAAGATCgcacatcatcaggaattgccacataatcaaGGACTCAGCAGCACCGGCAGCTTGTAGTAGACTTCTGGACCTTCGTTTACCGTTCCAGCTGCCTTTGCATTTTCCACCACGGcttctctataagactgctctgaTTTCTTCGTGGGGGTGGTGGGGGAGTTGAGGGCCTGTCGTATATTGTATTTGAATGTTGTTGAGTGTGGATGTGgacacaatataacttgcagaaggaatgaaaaagaggcgcgtggcgtagtatttataattAGCCGACGAACGCAGTGAGAAGGTGGTAAGcgcatggttaaagcatggtaagcgagaggtgcaatctgactggtcgtactaagaatgtagtaagaacgcATTGGACGTTAAGAtgcgcgtggtaagaaaattagtacCTGGCAAGGATGTTGTAAGGGCGCAGTATGAACtatagaactgcacatttttcgagtttgaccCCCGTCCCCACCgagtcaaaattttcaggacgcAGTGTGGTCTCCATGGTCTTTgtctgagagtgatcagggcagaagtgactgtacattatatgcttatgccattaaactataaaactgttattatggcacaatgtgctacaatttgacaaaaaaacagaatataacaggaacatgcaaatgtaaatttgattacgctgatcaacctGCAATGACTTTTTCGCAAAGAAATCATGATGGTCTGAcgggccagggatgttcacatggtctgtCGCACTAACAGAGTTAATGAATTATATACTTTTAcaaagtgtcattagttctcttagtgtaaataaattgaaatgaatacagcaacactaaCAAATTCTGAGTCGCGGAAagtaatgacaaagtgaaacacatgtcatttattcactaatacacactacAGACAAACTTCGTTCGCtaaaactctgataattcgaacaccattcttcactTGAACCTATCCTCAGGTCCCAACCAAATTCCTTATAATATATTCCTCGATCACTCAAACTACCGATTATTCGAATACATTTTGTCGGTCCTGACGGGTTCCAGTTAACGAAGtttgaatgtatttataataatttacaattgttttaaagttctgcacaggactgttgccattttaaacattcttgatatgccagttaccattatatacttaattatgactcacataaatgcattctgacttttcttctgcttaatagcaaattttatcaaagggagacaacttttttcatttttgttggaagatcgctatttttgttaacataatatgtttgaatttattcaaacatgtgattttagctaattatactgatgactgtaagtgtctatagaagttttatagataatattaggtatttctgaaaatatacatgcatggcggccatcttggatttttcggccatattggatttttcggcgttggtctcatgctcatttttagtgttttgctctaaagtagttatgtaccaagttttgtgcttttcccattttctgaagtatttttgcaCCATTTTACTTGACTATAAGAATTTAAATCTTTCACGTAAGCGGCAAGCTGTTTTTAATAAACAAACATTCCGACGTACGTACACTTACTACGTGAGATGCatgtaaaacataacaaatgTTTAACTTATTATAATTTTCTATTGTGGTCTGTACCAAATAGGTGAACGGAATTGTGATGGTATGTTTCTTCCTTAACTAATATCAACTACAAATTTCTAAATAATAATCCTTATTAATATCGCAAAAATATCTTATTTGATTGCAGCTGTGGTTATGTCGCAAGACCGGCACAAATCGGACAGGCACGGGTAATACCGGGAAGTTAAACGAAAACCCAGCTGTTTCCCAGCAGCGAACGGGCGCAAGTCCGTAAATTCTTGGatggatccagtgaaaaaaagtagatCTAGTTCTTATTCTAGGATTAGTTTGAATAAGAATCCCTTTAACCCAGTCTATGATTCGCCGTTCACATGAGCGGCAAGTTAATAATTTTCGCTGGGTATTTATTAAAGGCACGTTCTAACATACGCCAGCAATGAGAGCTGCAAGTAAGAAAAATCTTATATACCGTGGGCTGTCCCAAATAGCCTAAGTTAGCGAAACTGTTCTTGTGCTTACTTTTTTCCTGTATTGATATAAACCAGAGATTTCTAAATGTGTATCAGGATTTATATCTCGAATAAATATTATTTGACGCTTAGCTTATGTCGTAAAACCGGCACATATTGGATAGACACCGGTAGTGTCTGGAAGAAAAACGAAAGCCCGGCCGATGCCCTGCGCAAATGTGCAACGAAATGACCCAATGAAAGGAGTATTCTGGAAGCAACAGGAAAGGAACCACTTCAGCTTCCTTTGAATACTATTTCATAAGAACAATTTGCATATCCCAACATTGTGACaagatttatttattatacaaacaaataattaACAGCATTAACGTGGTTTTGTACTTTTTGCTTGTGCAGATTTAAAGTCTACTTTTCTAGATTCAAATTTggacatttttatttctatttcatcCAGTCGTTTCAAGATTGATGTAACAGTATTTACAAGTTTGTCTACTGCTTCGAGTCGAGTACTAAACTTCTGTAGCTCTTCCATAATTTTGTTTGCCCATGGCGGGATATTTTCTGTACCATAAGAAGAATCTGATTCTGCCTCGACAGCCACGCCCACTGCCTCATTAGCCACACTTTCTGTGTCCAGTCTAATAACGTTTTCCTGGattggttttaaaataaatagcatttttattatgtataggtaagtgtttattagtaagcatttatcaaattaaatcgGTCTGACGCGGCGCAGCCACGCGACCAATTTAATTTGACAAATTCTTATTAATAAATACCAAGTAAACctgtttaatgttttgaaattattttttgtttacaaatttaagctccgcctacagtaTGTGACTTATCGGGTTAATGACCGATTGGAAGTagattttaaacttttgattttcaaaaatatatttcccgataatttgaaaaatactgcaatgccattggacaaaaataatttcaaacactaagcaCTGTAAATGTAACAAGGTAGCAACAAAAACTTACAAACAAAAGCAAATTAACATAACgtcaatatcattaataaaatcattattacatGCTCATTTTCAGCACGCttaaaatggaaattaaaatGGAACCAAAAACATCGTTATGTTTTCCATGTTAACGCTCAAATTTGACATTGGGTAattgacgtcatttgtgacgtcattatCATGACtattttgtaataaatcattttattatgaCGGCTTTATCAGTATTACtcaagataaaaacaaattttgaaattatcattCATACACTATTTATAACTGTAGATGCAAATGTAATAAAATCAATGATAAGTTTTGCACCGAAAAGTATGCACTCGTTCTTGCGCGGAATAATGTGTCGATCCTCATATCGCGCAACGATTTCTGccgcagaactcatgcatatatTTTTAAATCTATGCTTATAATATAACCTTCAAATATTAGATTAGACAACAAGCCTTTAAAACATGTTCGATCACACATGAATATCAACAGATTTATAACAGCATGAAACTTGCTTTTAGATTATTATACCTacaaaaattgaatacaaatgccAACGACATTTTTCTTCTTGCAATGAATGTCAAAAGGATGCATCTAAACTTGTTGAATAATATTTGTATGTTggaacaaaaataataaacagGAATTTACCATTGGTGGTGCTTGCTTTGTTATTTTCTtgcttatttctgaaaaataaaaggaTTCTTAGCGTAACTTAatcaatatgagccgtgccatgggaaaaccaacatagtggctttgcgaccagcatggatccaggccaccctgcgcatccgcgcagtctggtcaggatccatactgttcgctttcaaagactattgtaataAGCGAAACcattagcgagcagcatggatcctgaccagactgcgcggatgcgcaggctggtctgtatccatgctggtcgcaaagccactatttaaTACAGCAGTTACTTTATTGCTCCTCTAAATCGGCCGAGTGGTTagtgtcgctgacttcaaatgacttgcccctcatcgatgtgggttcgagcctcactaggggcaTTGGATTCTTCATGCGGAGAAGCCATCCCTGGCTTGCGTTAGGGTTTCTACCCAGGTTCGCGTTCGTGATGAAATTATACACGGAGGGTCAACGGGgttcttcctccaacatcaaagctggaaagtcgccatatgatctataactgtgtcggtgcgacgttaaacccaacaaaatgaaataaaattttctaaatttgtaAAGACTCACACAAGTATGCATTCTACGTTtagcagaaaaaaagaaagtagaattatattttccttattttattaTCTTACGAGGGGCGAAActaaatgtatgtacatgtattttacgTAAAATTATGAGTGAATCGAAAGTTAAAAGACACTCCCCCAAAGCCATTCCCATGATATTGTATTGGCACTTACCAGCATAAAGTTTACCAAATGCATTTTCGACGTTGATGTTTGTGTTGGCAGAGGTTTCTATGTATTCCATGTTatttataactaaaataaaacaaacgatAAATTGAACATTCTATGATAAGTACATAGAACTAAAACAAACTTAGAAATTCGTTGTCGCATAATGAATATTTAGACTATGTAAGATTTGTAATTTTAAGTATCTTGCAGGCCTGATTGAGTTGGACTGGAATTTCCGCACGCCAGTAAGGTTTCATATTCTGGCCCGAGGGGTCTGACACATGCCGACATGTTAGGTCATTTTCTTGCCTACAATTGCgaatttgtttaaagattttgtgaaatataaaaCCGTGTTTGTAGTTTATAACGTCAATTTCAAACATTGATGTAGCTTGTCTTTGCCAAGGCAAAGGATAAGGTGATGTGCTACCAGGATGTTTTTTGTCTTTCCCCTCCAGGTAATGATTTTCTAAAGTAAACTGTATATATATCATAGAACCTCAAGgtattttcttattattattagcgcccttttcatgataaacacgtatAGCAAACGCGGCCACACATGCGCGAAATTCGTCCTCTACTAGACTGAgtgcagacacagagcgatctgatcagagggacagagtgagataaagcctccagaacagacagagagaaatcctttttagatacagacctgtccagctaacttagcatAGCTCTTTGTGAATGGACAGTCTGGTTCTCCAGCATACCCgcgtgtatagcaccgatacacgcaaacctgtctttcctggaaagaaccagtacaggcttcttagttaggtgggagacactctagagcatttcagaaatttccagtgcctggaccgggattcgaaccacgGACCTCTGggttgacagtcaagcgtgtgaCTACTAGACCACCGGCATCACTCATAATATCTTAATCGAAACTTGCACCATTGTCTTACCTGCAAGCGACTTTGCCTCTTCGTATGTCACACACCTCTGTTCACTCAGGTCACATTTATTGCCAATTAGCACTTTGGGCACGGATCCAGAACCATAGTGCtacaaaataaaaaccaattcAAACTAATTACACGTTATTGATATTAAAGACACAACATGTTTATTTTCAACTAGATCTATAACATAACAGAAACATTCAGATTATCTTTTCTTTCATACCACCTACTTAGTCTATTGTGTCGAACTACTGGAAACAATTTAGAATTAATATGATTGCTTACAGATACTTTTAGGTTCATATCGTATGTCATATTGCAGTCGAATACAATAACGATGCAGTAATGCAACCATGTGTTTCAGAAAAATTCCCTTGACTAACGTCAAATACAGTATTTCTGAACTTTTTTTATTGGGccacaaaaatataaaatgtaagaatttttttaattatgtgcctttgtgatataattccttagCATATAAACTACAAACAATTGATTTTTTACGCACTCCCAAGTACTGACTAAAGAGGAATTCTATTAAAGTAAAATGAAAGTATAAAGTTCGCGAAAAGATCATCTcaatcaatatttcaaataccTCTAAGTCTGTTATCCAGTTATCAACACCTTTAAATGATGCGCGGTTGGTGACATCAAAAACAATTATTGCGCCATGGCAACCTCGGTAATAGCTGCAAAAGATCCACTTAATGTAATTAACATACTGATGCAAtggcaaaacaaaaaagaaagaatataattataaacaCCTAACTATATTTAACGCACTTTTTTAATCTTTGAGAATATCTGAATcttttacccttaccctgctagtTTTCTAATTTAAATGGACTGggccatcgttcaatttgggcagcaccatttGTTAtatgaaggggtgtttactgaaaatttacagactgaaaaacgaacagtgcagaccatgatcagcctgcacattcgtgcagtctgatttggtctgcactggtcgcaaagacaaaaccacttgcagccagcaggctaagggttaagaaacGTGTGGTTAAGTTTCAAGAAATGCCTTTCACTGGCTAAAGGGTTTCTTATTAGTCTCGAAATCTcaccatctaaaacatttcaaggccgtttttttttaaaaagaatggtattttcaatttcataacataaatgtATCTGTTTCGAACTGTCATGccagaaaataaagaaaagtagaaaattgtaaataatttgtCAAGTATCGCACGCGTCTGTTGCTTTTTTAACATCAAGAGTATCTTTTTTGACGGATTTTATTCACACATAGAATTACACGACATATGCTGGCCTAAGTATAAAATGTAACTTGATTAACTTTTAGCcttctgtgcaggctgatcatggtctgcactgttcgctattcagttagtaaattttcagtgaaaaccccttgaaataataaatggtattgcctaaattgaatgatggacctatccattttagaaatttagcaggcttaaggttaagtTATGAAAACATAGTATGGAGATTATTCATATATCACCATATTTTCATTTGGAAGTGTTTGTTCTCTATGTATCAAGACAATAGGGACTACCTTGAAGTTATATTTCTGAATCTTTCTTGGCCTGCCGTGTCCCATATCTGTGCTTTTATATTCTTTCCGTCTTGTTTTACACTcctgaaataaacaaatgtgtATACGATGTAATAATATATTAACCtctagcctgttggcggcaagtgattctgcctttgcgaccagtgcagaccaagatcagcctgcacacccttgaaaaataaatggtattgcccaaactgaatgatggaccaatccattttagaaatttagcaggctaagggttaattagaTATCATTTACTTGATAGTATTTCTAATTTAGTTTCAAATATGCCAGAGCCCAGGATTCGAATATGAATCAAGACAGGCAAACGTCAGTGATGAACATTGTATACGTAATCCTTGATTTCGTGTTAGCAATTACTTTCcgtgaataaaatcactgttcgTCGTTCAGGTATTTCTAGATCTGCTCGTTCGGGCTGTGTCCGTGTTATACAATCATTTGTATTTAACACAAATCATTTTAGTCAAGGACAAATCACTGTTTCTTTAATAAATTCGCCATAATGATTTAGGAATATCTTTTTTTCGTCATATAAATATGCTTTACATAAAACATCCATATTGTAAAACAGCCCGATCTTTTCATGTTCTTCTGCCCGTACATTTAACATatacattagaaaaaaatacttacttaaTTTTAAAGTCAACCCCTATGGTCGACACGTATGCGGCAGTAAAGGCGCCTTCGACATATCTAGTTAACAATGCTGTTTTCCCTGAATCTTCTTCGCCAATAATTAAAACTGTAATAATAAGTTAATGTCAGAATACTTTGATTTTGCTCGCTATTTGGCTATAATTGCATCCCCCGCCCCGTTTACTACGATCTCAATTTGTCTAGTCTTTAAAAGATTATCACGGTGACATGTCAAGCGGAATCGAGTcataatatcaaattatttttagacAGACTGTGTTTTTCGAATTAATCTCATTACGATTTAACTCTTTGTtaaacatgtcatgcacaagtatacaacataattatgatatttcgAACAAGACCGGGAATGGAGTTTGATGCAAGTACGCTGAAACTTCATATCTCGAACTCGCCTATCTTAAATCTATTATTATATCCTAGATATTTTCGAGTATCGTCTCGAAAAATCGTGCATAATGTCGAATTTCGGTGATCTCAAATTAAAACGCTCCATCCCTTTGAATTCGAGAGTTTGAGTTTCAACTGtagctgttcgctaacggtttctcttagtacaataggctttgaaagcgaacagcatggatcctgaccagactgcgcaggcactatgttggttttctcatggcgcggcttaattATCTTCATTTTCTGATGCTATACTTACTCAACAAGAATGAGACTTAACTATCTATAAAGATATTAAGATAATCTAAATTCAAGCATGTGTTAATTAATGTACAACGTATACAAAACGCAAACAGTTGTTTAACATACTTTCATTTGTAGATTTTTAGTGATAATGAATGACTCCTACCTTTAAACAGATAATCATACCCTTCAATGTCCGCCATGTCTGCTTAATACAATTCCTTTTACAACgtttaaatcaatattttaaatGCCACTTAAATTCGTTCTTTGTCAAACTTTTATTCTTTATTCATAAACCGGTTGAAAGCCTCGACATATTACATGTAATAGTCATGGCAGATTTATATACATTTGAACATTGACATCGATGTTTGCAAATAGTTTGACCAATAATCAATATAC
This DNA window, taken from Mercenaria mercenaria strain notata chromosome 19, MADL_Memer_1, whole genome shotgun sequence, encodes the following:
- the LOC123543116 gene encoding uncharacterized protein LOC123543116 — encoded protein: MADIEGYDYLFKVLIIGEEDSGKTALLTRYVEGAFTAAYVSTIGVDFKIKSVKQDGKNIKAQIWDTAGQERFRNITSSYYRGCHGAIIVFDVTNRASFKGVDNWITDLEHYGSGSVPKVLIGNKCDLSEQRCVTYEEAKSLAVINNMEYIETSANTNINVENAFGKLYAEISKKITKQAPPMENVIRLDTESVANEAVGVAVEAESDSSYGTENIPPWANKIMEELQKFSTRLEAVDKLVNTVTSILKRLDEIEIKMSKFESRKVDFKSAQAKSTKPR